In the genome of Coraliomargarita algicola, one region contains:
- a CDS encoding DUF3891 family protein, which produces MIRIEQENDWLLLSHPDHAALAGEFARHWKNDFFAPPKPFTHILDATARHDDSWNDRDALPLLTHEMNPSAFSEELVGTYDAFEEIDLHDYLGVRGQATEVAALRDPYSAILISMHTVNLLTVQADLSTLNDEDRAFHKAFIDGQINRQEELKARLMLQDDIAPYLTDECLLAGFKFLQACDSFSLHVGVAFSKPSKLQHAHPRRDGSETEIEFIPKGDNHYVLSPYPLDEPTVVFKVPYRRVPKKATSSLEAFQAAYAAAPIELVTVTVSQS; this is translated from the coding sequence ATGATTCGCATTGAACAGGAAAACGACTGGCTTTTGCTCAGCCATCCAGACCACGCCGCACTCGCGGGTGAATTTGCCCGGCATTGGAAGAACGATTTCTTCGCACCGCCTAAGCCTTTCACCCACATATTGGATGCCACCGCACGTCACGACGACAGTTGGAATGACCGCGATGCATTGCCACTCCTCACGCATGAGATGAACCCCAGCGCCTTCTCCGAAGAGCTGGTGGGCACTTATGATGCATTCGAGGAAATTGATCTGCACGACTATCTAGGTGTGCGTGGCCAAGCGACCGAAGTCGCCGCACTGCGTGACCCGTATTCGGCCATCTTGATCTCAATGCACACGGTCAATCTGCTAACAGTTCAGGCAGACCTCTCCACATTGAACGATGAAGATCGCGCCTTTCACAAGGCATTCATCGACGGACAAATTAATCGACAAGAGGAACTCAAGGCGCGGCTGATGTTACAAGACGACATCGCCCCCTACCTCACAGACGAGTGCCTGCTCGCAGGATTTAAATTCCTACAGGCTTGCGACAGCTTCTCGCTCCACGTCGGTGTCGCATTCTCCAAGCCTAGCAAACTGCAGCACGCGCACCCACGGCGCGATGGCAGCGAGACCGAAATCGAGTTCATTCCAAAGGGCGATAACCATTACGTACTGAGCCCCTATCCACTGGACGAGCCGACCGTCGTATTCAAAGTGCCTTACCGTCGTGTGCCTAAAAAAGCCACTTCCAGCTTGGAAGCGTTTCAAGCGGCCTATGCGGCTGCACCGATCGAACTAGTCACCGTCACCGTCTCTCAAAGCTAA
- a CDS encoding alkaline phosphatase D family protein, producing MNRRHFIKNSLIGVSASIALSPWSAFGQGPAILGSEKLRPQLKHGAASGDVDTTSAVLWSKTNQSAQMWVELSTLPDFSKVETLKGGHALQQTDYNAHTLVRRLLPNTRYFYRVHFQSLKDPKLRSEHCSGQFKTAPTEACDVRFCWSADTAGQGFGIDPAHGGMLTFASIRARKPDFFVNSGDLIYADNPMSSEVTLDDGSIWRNQLMEAKTRVAESTDDFRQNFYYNLQDDHLRALQAEVPMIQQWDDHEVVNNWYPQEILDDDRYTLKDVKQLAHNAKTAFFNCNPIRPHDTDPGRIYRKISRGPLLDLFVIDLRSYRGPNSYNHQTQQSEETAFLGADQLKWLKAELKASKATWKIICSDMPIGLVVAEWGKEIYENGANGDHGAPLGRELELADLFQNIAREDITNVHFITADVHYCASHYYNPAKASFKDFKPFWEFVSGPLHAGNFGPNPLDGTFGPEVKFTGIPEGMAPFTPPSEGLQFFGEMEIDGKTQALTVRHFNRIGEEIWSKELQPEHPDKA from the coding sequence ATGAATCGACGACATTTCATAAAAAACAGCCTGATTGGCGTGTCCGCAAGCATCGCCCTCTCTCCCTGGTCCGCCTTCGGTCAAGGGCCCGCGATACTGGGATCGGAAAAACTGAGACCGCAACTCAAGCACGGAGCCGCCAGTGGTGATGTCGATACGACGAGTGCCGTGCTCTGGTCGAAAACAAATCAGAGTGCTCAGATGTGGGTCGAGCTCAGCACCCTGCCCGATTTCTCAAAAGTTGAAACACTCAAAGGGGGGCACGCACTCCAACAAACGGATTATAACGCGCACACCCTAGTCAGGCGTTTGTTGCCCAACACCCGTTACTTCTACCGCGTTCATTTTCAATCGTTGAAAGATCCCAAACTGCGCAGCGAGCACTGCAGTGGACAATTTAAGACAGCGCCCACTGAAGCCTGCGATGTGCGCTTCTGCTGGTCGGCCGACACTGCAGGACAAGGCTTCGGCATCGATCCCGCCCACGGAGGTATGCTCACCTTCGCCTCCATTCGCGCACGCAAGCCGGACTTTTTCGTCAACTCGGGCGACTTGATCTACGCCGACAACCCGATGTCCTCCGAAGTCACACTCGACGACGGCAGCATCTGGCGCAATCAACTGATGGAAGCCAAAACACGCGTCGCAGAATCCACCGACGACTTTCGACAAAACTTCTACTACAATTTGCAGGACGATCACCTACGAGCCTTACAAGCCGAAGTGCCGATGATCCAGCAGTGGGATGACCACGAAGTCGTCAACAACTGGTATCCGCAAGAAATACTCGATGACGACCGCTATACGCTAAAGGATGTCAAGCAACTCGCACACAATGCCAAGACCGCCTTCTTCAACTGCAATCCCATCCGTCCTCACGACACGGATCCCGGCCGCATTTACCGCAAAATTAGCCGCGGCCCACTCTTAGATCTATTCGTGATCGACCTACGCAGTTACCGCGGCCCCAACAGCTACAATCATCAGACTCAACAGAGCGAGGAAACTGCTTTTCTAGGTGCAGACCAACTCAAGTGGCTCAAAGCCGAGCTCAAAGCCTCCAAGGCGACTTGGAAGATTATTTGTAGTGACATGCCGATCGGACTGGTCGTCGCCGAATGGGGCAAAGAAATCTACGAAAATGGAGCGAACGGCGATCACGGCGCCCCCCTCGGCCGCGAACTGGAACTGGCCGACCTGTTCCAAAACATCGCGCGCGAAGACATCACCAACGTGCACTTCATCACCGCCGACGTTCACTACTGCGCGTCACACTATTACAATCCCGCCAAGGCCAGCTTCAAAGACTTTAAACCCTTCTGGGAATTTGTCAGCGGCCCACTACATGCAGGTAACTTCGGCCCCAACCCGCTCGATGGCACCTTCGGCCCCGAGGTCAAATTCACCGGCATCCCCGAAGGAATGGCCCCCTTCACGCCACCTTCCGAAGGCCTCCAGTTTTTCGGAGAAATGGAAATCGACGGTAAGACGCAAGCGCTGACCGTCCGTCACTTCAATCGAATCGGCGAAGAAATCTGGTCTAAAGAACTCCAGCCCGAGCATCCGGACAAGGCATAA
- a CDS encoding RidA family protein, with translation MSAEAKLAELGITLPTAPTPGGNYLTHRRMGNMLILAGVISFSSTGEKWQGQIGDTRDLDEGYAAAKLCALNVLATIRDITGTLDAVKQFLYVGGYVSAIPAYGKSPSVINGASDLFEAVFGEAGKHARAAVSVAGLPNNATVEIQVTVELH, from the coding sequence ATGAGCGCCGAAGCTAAACTTGCCGAACTCGGCATCACTCTCCCCACCGCACCCACACCGGGTGGCAACTACCTAACACACCGTCGCATGGGTAACATGCTGATTCTCGCTGGAGTCATTAGTTTTAGTTCCACCGGTGAAAAGTGGCAGGGCCAAATCGGTGACACCCGCGACTTGGACGAGGGCTATGCCGCCGCGAAGCTGTGCGCCTTGAATGTGCTCGCAACCATTCGCGACATCACTGGCACACTCGATGCAGTCAAACAGTTCTTGTATGTGGGCGGCTATGTCAGTGCCATTCCCGCTTACGGCAAGAGCCCATCGGTGATCAATGGTGCTTCGGATTTATTCGAAGCCGTATTCGGCGAAGCGGGCAAGCACGCACGTGCTGCCGTATCCGTAGCAGGACTACCTAATAACGCTACCGTCGAAATTCAAGTTACGGTCGAATTACACTAA
- a CDS encoding MFS transporter: protein MDFRPFKPNRPFDIKKWPGYYGWVILVVGTLGMISAVPGSPPGMSVFVDDMIGALDLERSSFALAYTLGTIAAGVCAPIAGRFIDRLGARVMGCLSYFGLGLILLFTGYIGQIYSMFPSAETTSVPYAFILIFISFAGIRLMGVSFSMTTCRSMVFRWFEGKRGWAAAINGTMLSLSFSTAPLLLNGFVISLGWQRTWITLGCIFIFGMTTMAYVFFRDSPEACGVEVEQSTSKRKDSKIRVPIVKEFTAPEALRTSTFWYFVAGLALNGLIGTGISFHIIGLGDSLGMTREAAVGVFLPSSFFHIGTTILVGSYAERLKMKHVLSFMVIAQLLSLAGAYHLSDTFWRWCFIVGSGCAWGSFGVLVNVPWARFYGRKNLGAINGWVTGVMIVTSALGPYLFGLCYELTDAFSIAIIACSVLCPIVFIFSLLSDNPQAVIYYNKKAKTKGP, encoded by the coding sequence ATGGATTTTCGCCCTTTCAAACCCAATCGACCTTTCGATATAAAAAAATGGCCCGGCTATTACGGCTGGGTCATTTTAGTCGTCGGCACCCTCGGCATGATTTCTGCCGTGCCAGGCAGCCCACCGGGCATGAGTGTGTTTGTCGACGATATGATCGGCGCACTGGACCTTGAGCGTAGCAGTTTCGCGCTCGCCTACACTCTCGGCACCATCGCTGCAGGCGTATGTGCGCCCATTGCTGGCCGCTTTATTGATCGCTTAGGCGCACGAGTCATGGGCTGCCTGAGTTATTTCGGCCTGGGACTCATCCTACTCTTTACCGGCTACATCGGGCAAATTTATTCCATGTTTCCGAGCGCGGAGACGACCTCGGTCCCCTACGCCTTTATCCTGATATTTATTTCGTTTGCCGGCATCCGCTTGATGGGTGTCAGTTTCTCAATGACGACTTGCCGCTCCATGGTCTTTCGATGGTTCGAAGGTAAGCGTGGTTGGGCCGCTGCCATCAATGGCACCATGCTCTCGCTCAGCTTCTCAACCGCCCCCTTACTCCTGAACGGATTTGTTATTTCACTCGGCTGGCAACGCACATGGATCACTTTGGGCTGCATTTTCATCTTTGGCATGACAACGATGGCCTACGTCTTCTTTCGCGACAGCCCAGAGGCCTGTGGCGTCGAAGTGGAGCAGTCGACTTCCAAGCGCAAAGACAGTAAAATCAGAGTGCCGATCGTCAAAGAATTTACCGCTCCGGAAGCACTGCGCACCAGCACATTTTGGTATTTTGTCGCCGGCTTGGCATTGAATGGTTTGATCGGCACTGGTATTTCATTCCATATCATTGGGCTTGGTGACTCGCTGGGCATGACTCGCGAGGCTGCTGTGGGCGTCTTCCTCCCCTCCTCGTTTTTTCACATTGGTACCACCATACTCGTCGGCAGCTATGCAGAACGCTTAAAGATGAAGCATGTGCTGAGCTTTATGGTGATCGCTCAGCTGCTCTCACTGGCCGGGGCTTACCACTTGTCAGACACTTTTTGGCGCTGGTGCTTCATTGTGGGCAGCGGCTGCGCCTGGGGCTCCTTTGGGGTTCTAGTCAATGTGCCATGGGCACGCTTCTACGGCCGTAAAAACCTGGGCGCAATCAATGGTTGGGTCACGGGCGTCATGATCGTCACCAGTGCACTCGGCCCCTACTTGTTCGGACTCTGCTACGAGCTAACCGACGCCTTCTCGATCGCCATCATCGCCTGCTCCGTGCTCTGTCCGATCGTATTCATATTCTCACTACTCTCAGACAATCCACAAGCAGTCATCTACTACAATAAGAAGGCAAAAACCAAAGGCCCATGA